GCTGCACTTTCGAAGTCCGAGCACAAGGCCAATACATAGTCCAAGTATGTATCTTGTTCTTGGGATGCGACCTTCGATATGAAATTTACAACCCCATGGATCATAGCAATATCTGATTCAGTGTCGGGACGCGAAGGATCATGGAGAATTTGGGAGAACAATGCAACCAAGGCTGCTCCCGGGAAGTAAACAATGCTCCTGTGCGATGCATTAGAGACTAGTAAAGGTGCGAGACATTGTGCACTTACCATACAAAGGATTGACCATAGCGGTCCCGAACTTGACTAATCAGTTCAATTGCGGCTCGTGCAGCTTCTATTGACTGTTGCACTGATATCTCCGGGTCATTCGACGTACCTGGGGCACTGAGCCCCTCATTCTGCGAGCTGGGCGGCCAGCGCCGAGGAAGTAGACAGACTCGGTGGATGTTGAGGTAGCAACAATGGTATGCAAAGTGAAGTCTGAGGATGTGCGGGAGGAAGGCATGGTGGCCGATGGAAAAGTTTCTTCGGGGCCGGAGACTCGGTGGGATGCTTCGTTTCCATACTTCAAGATCGCTAAAGCAACCCCTCACATCTTCCATCAAAATTTCTTTGGGTTTATTAAATGCCTCAGTGCTATAAAGCTCATCGCATACCTTCCGTTGGATCAAAGCAAATCGGGCTAGTGCCAAGAAGAGATTGATTTTGGCATTCCCAACCTCCATCAAACCTAAGCCATCCGGTGGGTTCTCCAGAGGCAGTAAAGTGTTGTAATCGCGAATATCTTGGGCAGCAGGGCGGCCGGTCCTCTGACAGATGTCAGCGTCCAAAATGAAGGCTATCCAGAAGACCCTTCTCCGCTCTTCAATCTGGGACTCCGGGAGACCAAAGGAGTTGGATTTGTGCAACCCTATAGACTGTGACAGACGTACAGCCGCAGCGGTAAACATGAACAGAGGTTGGGGGTTTGGTGTGCCTTGGAAGAAAATTGCCAGTCCAAGAAGCGCCTGAACCGCGAGGAGATCGCAGGTTCGCATGAATAGCTCTGTGACTACATTCATCGCATTTTTGATATGACCCAGGCATTTCTGCCAGTCGTCGCTGTTATCACCGGGGCTCTCTGCCCTGCGCATGTATGCAAAAGCAAGGACAATGTTGAAAGCAGCCCACCAGGAGGGACTTTCGTTAGGATTCCATGAGAATTGTGTGCTGACCATTCCCATAAACCTTTCCGGCCCGAAGAGCGGTAAGGCCTTGTTAAAAGTGCCAAAATATTCTTGGACAAGATCTAGTATGACAGCCTTAGATGGCAAGGGTTGTGAGCATCTGCTTTGAAGATCGTCTTGAAGAGCTCGAGGGTACCAGTCGGCCAGCCTCCATCGACTGCTGTTTCTCTGAGCGGCATGGCGCCATACAATATTACCCGTCTTACTTTCAAGCCAGCCCACACCCTCAGGGGAAACGATCGAAAAATGAGAGGATGCACCTGGGCTCAGTCGGTAGCATCAGCAGCCATTCGTGCAACCCTTGAGCAATAATATTCAGTGAGCCAACACTCACCAAAAAAGCGCATTGCGCCTTTCGGAGTTTTGAGGGTATATGACCCTCCGTCACCATCGGCCTCGGCCTCGAAAGATGCTTGATCGGTATCATTTCTCGGAGATGGCAATTCCATATCGGATAATTCTGAGAGTTGGACGTGTTCTGTGCCTGTGTCTTCGTCACTTGGCAGTCGCCGTCTCTTGGATGCATGTGCTTCATTCAACTTGTCTTGTAGAGACTGAATGCGTTGTTCCAGCTCATGAATATTTTCCCTACTGTGCGTGAGTGAATATGCGTTAATTTCAAAGACCCAACAAGCCGAGTAAAACCTACCGGTTGTGCTTTTTGTTGCGTCGCACCGTGTCCTCGTACTTGCAGGGTAAGTCAAATGTTCTGCAAGGGACACAGACCGGCCGAGTCCCATCACATTTCACTTTCTTCCGTCTGCATATGCTGCATGCCTTTGTAGCGTATGCAGGTCAGCATCTGATTACAGTTGTTCCCTCGGTACATGAGGGGCCACGGGAACCAGCCATCTAGGGGCGAGTCGATACCTTGGCAAGGCGTACAGCATTGCTAGTGTTCCCATCCATGATACAAAATGATAGTAGTGTAACACCAAAATTGTTCCTTCAGGATTACAATCCCTGTGTGGCTCCAATCATCAGGGTTTAAAACTGTAGGTTGGGATAACATGGGGTTTCCCACTGAGATTCGGGCATTCAGGCATTCAGGCATTCAGGCGTTTAGGCATTGAGGCACCAGAGTGAGTCATCATTTCTGCCTCAGGCCCAAACATTATTCTCAATACATTGGACTTCCCCAACGTGGTCAGCTCCGAATCTCGGCCTGGGATTCCCGTATATTGCGTGACTGGACCTCTATCTCTGTGCGCCCACCGTAAGAAATCCATTAAGGAGGATTAATAGTCCGCCGAAGAAGTGGCCTAGAACATTCATTTTGGCATTCTGGAAGACATCCATATCAGAATCTAAATCGATCTGCATGGCGAGATAACGTCTTTTTGGAGCTGTGAATCTGGACCTCGCTTCCACCTAGCTCGTTCCCGATCCCTATCGGATACTTTAAATAGATCTAATTGAATATTGGTGCTATACCGTGGGTAAACTAGAGAACTAGAGTAAAGGTCATGATATCATCGTGCTAGATCACCATGTAGCGGCAAACAATCTCCTACCACCTGTAAGACTATACATAAAAGGATGTGAATCAGTTGACTCAAATTGGGTGATCCTGTTGACCTTGTACTCTCCTGATATAGGTTCGGTCAAGGTACTTTGATCTTTGTGTATCAGCCATAGTTCGAGCTCGTGAAATATTGCCATAGTTCGAACTTCTGTACTGAATTTTCTGATAGGATTAGCTATTGCAAGGAACTATTTATTCAAAGCCATGGCGATGCAACGAGATATAACTCTGTATAAAAACCCAATCTAGCCCCAGAAAATAGCCGCGAACCATAACTAAGCCTAAAATACATCGCCTATGGAACGATTGCTCACTGAC
The nucleotide sequence above comes from Penicillium digitatum chromosome 1, complete sequence. Encoded proteins:
- a CDS encoding Fungal transcriptional regulatory protein, N-terminal translates to MDGNTSNAVRLAKACSICRRKKVKCDGTRPVCVPCRTFDLPCKYEDTVRRNKKHNRENIHELEQRIQSLQDKLNEAHASKRRRLPSDEDTGTEHVQLSELSDMELPSPRNDTDQASFEAEADGDGGSYTLKTPKGAMRFFGASSHFSIVSPEGVGWLESKTGNIVWRHAAQRNSSRWRLADWYPRALQDDLQSRCSQPLPSKAVILDLVQEYFGTFNKALPLFGPERFMGMVSTQFSWNPNESPSWWAAFNIVLAFAYMRRAESPGDNSDDWQKCLGHIKNAMNVVTELFMRTCDLLAVQALLGLAIFFQGTPNPQPLFMFTAAAVRLSQSIGLHKSNSFGLPESQIEERRRVFWIAFILDADICQRTGRPAAQDIRDYNTLLPLENPPDGLGLMEVGNAKINLFLALARFALIQRKVCDELYSTEAFNKPKEILMEDVRGCFSDLEVWKRSIPPSLRPRRNFSIGHHAFLPHILRLHFAYHCCYLNIHRVCLLPRRWPPSSQNEGLSAPGTSNDPEISVQQSIEAARAAIELISQVRDRYGQSFVWSIVYFPGAALVALFSQILHDPSRPDTESDIAMIHGVVNFISKVASQEQDTYLDYVLALCSDFESAARKELHRVRNPEPESVGDNQPVAIRPQRQTWAQNDYLPPNSFPAVFNPTQPTENDGGNIMSTDQGFYTTGPLPLPAPLSWNWQDMLAGVPPAYDLGTYDFS